The following proteins are co-located in the Leishmania major strain Friedlin complete genome, chromosome 30 genome:
- a CDS encoding putative ama1 protein has protein sequence MLQGQYDQKPNGGPQYNQPQGPGQNVYTGNPRSAPGSRRVVRNRNGDWRFPLCVCCEDMDSCCEACCCFSCQVSRQCNMLVNNRREIHWPYCLLMTLCDVSLLFFSVTCVFASETRRLARERYGISGSGCDDCCIGYWCRTCSAQQVLLEMTAMSEFPGATCYEAAPQPAANRMV, from the coding sequence ATGCTGCAAGGTCAGTACGATCAGAAGCCTAATGGCGGCCCTCAGTATAACCAGCCGCAGGGGCCCGGGCAGAACGTCTACACCGGCAACCCGAGGAGTGCGCCGGGCAGCCGCCGTGTTGTCCGAAACCGCAACGGGGATTGGCGCTTtccgctgtgtgtgtgctgtgaaGACATGGACTCGTGCTGCGAGGCGTGTTGCTGCTTTTCTTGCCAGGTGAGCCGGCAGTGCAATATGCTCGTGAACAACCGCAGGGAGATCCACTGGCCTTACTGCTTGCTCATGACCCTGTGTGACGTCAGCTTGCTTTTCTTTAGCGTGACGTGCGTCTTTGCCAGTGAGACACGTCGGCTAGCGCGCGAGCGGTACGGCATTTCCGGCAGTGGCTGCGACGATTGCTGCATCGGCTACTGGTGCCGCACCTGCtctgcgcagcaggtgctgctggagatgACCGCGATGAGCGAATTCCCAGGGGCCACGTGCTACGAGGCTGCCCCTCAGCCCGCGGCCAACCGGATGGTCTAA
- a CDS encoding putative ama1 protein, whose product MLQGQYDQKPNGGPQYNQPQGPGQNVYTGNPMNAPGSRPAVHSRLGNWHYSLCVCCNDMDSCCEACCCFPCQVSRQCNMLVSNRREIHWPYCLLMTLCDVSLLFFSVTCVFASETRRLARERYGISGSGCDDCCIGYWCRTCSAQQVLLEMTAMSEFPGATCYEAAPQPAANRMV is encoded by the coding sequence ATGCTGCAAGGTCAGTACGATCAGAAGCCTAATGGCGGCCCTCAGTATAACCAGCCGCAGGGGCCCGGGCAGAACGTCTACACCGGCAACCCCATGAATGCGCCGGGCAGCCGCCCTGCTGTCCACAGCCGTCTCGGTAATTGGCACTActcgctgtgtgtgtgctgtaacGACATGGACTCGTGCTGCGAGGCGTGTTGCTGCTTTCCTTGCCAGGTGAGCCGGCAGTGCAATATGCTCGTGAGCAACCGCAGGGAGATCCACTGGCCTTACTGCTTGCTCATGACCCTGTGTGACGTCAGCTTGCTTTTCTTTAGCGTGACGTGCGTCTTTGCCAGTGAGACACGTCGGCTAGCGCGCGAGCGGTACGGCATTTCCGGCAGTGGCTGCGACGATTGCTGCATCGGCTACTGGTGCCGCACCTGCtctgcgcagcaggtgctgctggagatgACCGCGATGAGCGAATTCCCAGGGGCCACGTGCTACGAGGCTGCCCCTCAGCCCGCGGCCAACCGGATGGTCTAA
- a CDS encoding putative ama1 protein, producing the protein MLQGQYDQKPNGGPQYNQPQGPGQNVYTGNPSNPPGSQSAVYYREGPWHYSLCVCCEDMDSCCEACCCFSCQVSRQCNMFMYNRREIHWPYCLLMTFLDLYLPFTISWVFVGETRRLARERYGISGSSCEDFCIGYWCRTCSAQQVLLEMIVMNEFPGATCYEAAPQPAANRMV; encoded by the coding sequence ATGCTGCAAGGTCAGTACGATCAGAAGCCTAATGGCGGCCCTCAGTATAACCAGCCGCAGGGGCCCGGGCAGAACGTCTACACCGGCAACCCGAGCAATCCGCCAGGCAGCCAGTCGGCAGTCTACTACCGTGAAGGTCCGTGGCACTActcgctgtgtgtgtgctgtgaaGACATGGACTCGTGCTGCGAGGCGTGTTGCTGCTTTTCTTGCCAGGTGAGCCGGCAGTGCAATATGTTCATGTACAACCGCAGGGAGATCCACTGGCCTTACTGCTTGCTCATGACTTTCTTGGATTTATATTTACCGTTTACTATCTCGTGGGTGTTCGTCGGCGAGACACGTCGGCTAGCGCGCGAGCGGTACGGCATTTCCGGCAGTAGTTGCGAAGACTTCTGCATCGGCTACTGGTGCCGCACCTGCtctgcgcagcaggtgctgctggagatgATTGTAATGAACGAATTCCCAGGGGCCACGTGCTACGAGGCTGCCCCTCAGCCCGCGGCCAACCGGATGGTCTAA
- a CDS encoding putative N-acyl-L-amino acid amidohydrolase, giving the protein MVALRADMDALPEDEETDLPFKSQNKGAMHARGHEAHTAMLRSAAKVICARQADIEGSVRFIFQHAEELLPGGAKDLVAAGVMEGVKNIFGMHCSPRCEAGTVGLIPGINTSYADSFKLIIRGRGDHASTPQLLVDPVPITAEIVMAIQTITARKIDPRVVPVVSITTMTTGSSESHNVIPNEVKLMGTEWARDKAVREQVLRDIERIASNIAAAHGAAATSDFTFGHDCCDNDPEVTAQVRCIGERILGSANIIDPKAPLYGGEDFSAYQLEKPGCFLWLGTADKSQGICEMCHSTKFRVDETALPVGVSFHVGYVYDNVMA; this is encoded by the coding sequence atggtggcgctgcgcgccgacatggacgcgctgccggaggacgaggagacgGATTTGCCTTTCAAGTCGCAGAACAAGGGTGcgatgcacgcgcgcgggCACGAAGCGCACACTGCGATGCTGCGTAGCGCTGCAAAGGTGATCTGCGCGCGTCAGGCGGACATTGAGGGCAGCGTTCGGTTCATTTTCCAGCacgcggaggagctgctgcccgGCGGCGCCAAGGACCTTGTTGCTGCCGGCGTGATGGAGGGCGTGAAGAACATCTTTGGCATGCATTGCTCACCGCGGTGCGAAGCGGGCACTGTTGGTCTGATACCCGGCATCAACACAAGCTACGCGGATTCCTTCAAACTGATAATCCGCGGTCGTGGCGACCACGCGTCGACCCCGCAGCTGCTTGTGGACCCCGTGCCAATTACCGCCGAGATCGTGATGGCAATCCAGACGATTACTGCGCGCAAGATCGACCCGAGGGTGGTGCCCGTTGTTTCGATTACAACGATGACGACGGGATCGAGTGAGAGCCACAACGTGATCCCCAACGAGGTGAAGCTGATGGGGACTGAGTGGGCGCGGGACAAGGCTGTGCGtgagcaggtgctgcgcgacatcGAGCGCATTGCGTCGAACATTGCTGCGGCACACGGTGCGGCTGCAACGTCGGACTTCACGTTCGGGCACGACTGCTGCGACAACGACCCTGAAGTAACTGCGCAGGTGCGATGCATCGGCGAGCGCATTCTTGGCTCTGCCAACATCATCGATCCCAAGGCGCCGCTATACGGTGGTGAGGACTTTTCTGCGTACCAGTTGGAGAAGCCCGGCTGCTTCCTGTGGCTGGGTACGGCCGACAAGTCGCAGGGTATCTGCGAGATGTGCCACTCGACGAAGTTTCGTGTCGATGAGACCGCGCTCCCGGTTGGTGTCAGCTTCCACGTGGGCTACGTGTACGACAACGTCATGGCATAA